One genomic region from Candidatus Eisenbacteria bacterium encodes:
- a CDS encoding HD domain-containing protein — translation MTEGDVLRLATEISRAVEREGGRALAVGGWVRDRILLPGEARKDIDLEVFRIPPDRLIEILHPFGRVDLVGRAFGVVKIGPVDVSIPRRETKIGSGHKGFLVESDPSLPFEEAARRRDLTINAMAEDLLSGEILDPHGGRRDIERRLLRAVDRDHFGEDPLRGLRVCRFAARFLFEVEKETADLCRTLDLFELAEERLFEEFRAMLLKPRHPSVAFQIMRVLDLTRFFPELETMFDCRQEYEWHPEGDVWVHTLHVLDAAASLKTGDPREDLVLMFAALCHDLGKPLTTNDEDGKLRSPNHEPLGEAPTRSFLARLTRDRDLVEDVVALVVHHLRPHSLFKGGAGPSAVRRLATKVPIERLVRHARADHYGRTTPDAIARVFPAGDWLLATAKELDVAESGPRPILMGRHLLERGWTPGPAMGEILGRAFEAQLDGEFTDLDGALRWLDTHG, via the coding sequence ATGACCGAAGGCGATGTTCTCCGATTGGCGACCGAGATCTCGCGGGCGGTGGAGCGCGAGGGGGGGCGCGCGCTCGCGGTCGGCGGGTGGGTGCGCGACAGGATCCTCCTTCCCGGCGAGGCGCGGAAGGACATCGATCTCGAGGTCTTTCGGATCCCGCCGGACCGGCTGATCGAGATCCTCCATCCTTTCGGGCGAGTCGATCTCGTCGGCCGCGCGTTCGGCGTCGTCAAGATCGGGCCGGTCGATGTCTCGATCCCGAGGCGCGAGACCAAGATCGGTTCGGGGCACAAGGGCTTCCTCGTCGAGTCGGATCCGTCGCTCCCGTTCGAGGAGGCGGCCAGGCGGCGCGACCTCACGATCAACGCGATGGCCGAGGATCTCCTCAGCGGCGAGATCCTCGATCCGCACGGCGGGCGGCGCGACATCGAGCGTCGGCTTCTCCGCGCCGTCGATCGCGATCATTTCGGCGAGGATCCCCTGCGCGGTCTTCGCGTCTGTCGTTTCGCGGCGCGGTTTCTCTTCGAGGTCGAGAAGGAGACTGCGGATCTGTGCCGCACGCTCGATCTCTTCGAGCTTGCCGAGGAGCGGCTCTTCGAGGAGTTCCGCGCGATGCTTCTTAAGCCGCGCCATCCGTCGGTCGCGTTCCAGATCATGCGCGTTCTCGATCTCACGCGCTTCTTTCCGGAGCTCGAGACGATGTTCGACTGCCGGCAGGAGTACGAATGGCACCCTGAGGGGGACGTTTGGGTGCACACGCTTCACGTGCTCGACGCGGCGGCGTCGCTCAAGACCGGCGATCCGAGGGAGGATCTCGTTCTTATGTTCGCGGCGCTCTGCCACGATCTCGGAAAGCCGCTCACGACGAACGACGAGGACGGGAAGCTCCGCTCGCCGAACCACGAGCCGCTCGGCGAGGCGCCCACGCGGAGCTTCCTCGCGCGCCTCACGCGCGACAGGGATTTGGTCGAGGATGTTGTCGCGCTCGTTGTGCATCACCTCCGGCCTCATTCGCTCTTCAAGGGGGGCGCGGGGCCGTCCGCCGTGCGGAGGCTGGCGACGAAGGTTCCGATCGAGCGTCTTGTGCGCCACGCGCGCGCCGATCACTACGGCCGCACGACCCCCGACGCGATCGCTCGCGTCTTCCCGGCGGGCGATTGGCTTCTCGCGACGGCGAAGGAGCTCGACGTGGCCGAGAGCGGCCCTCGCCCGATCCTGATGGGACGGCATCTCCTCGAAAGGGGATGGACGCCGGGGCCCGCGATGGGGGAGATCCTCGGAAGAGCTTTCGAGGCGCAGCTCGACGGCGAGTTCACCGATCTCGACGGGGCGCTCCGCTGGCTCGACACGCACGGATAA
- a CDS encoding tetratricopeptide repeat protein produces MAAWFGKSPEKRIENAERFASEERWPEAIDILEKALRAAPKDRGALRAEIERRIARYAESYLAVLEEGIVRSMDEGNIEKAEELAEIAVEFARDDEKKRALRELVRRTPEPHPARKEDPAPDPYSDELIDSLLHGYIEGLDADEREEILKRPFGFQKAFVLWQEGNQEASRRAAEEYAARNARDAYGHLVLGFALAAVGRTDEAAGAFETARALDPSLLQAALGLAAMERRRGDLPRAVALLDETVAKIRSEPGRHGEKCREEAFLLDLQVLAEANESERAEKLYRELRAEGLLPELLSVEARLAEARGEYDAAAGTWDRHLAARPGMGSITGHGARAAAAGPDDWEDAADFHRRRGTLKRALDLYERAALLITERVHYSGETIPAGDLFRIKKKSALVLLEMGKRKEAERIAEELERVRPVPPEAAEIREALREDD; encoded by the coding sequence ATGGCGGCATGGTTCGGCAAGAGCCCGGAGAAACGGATCGAGAACGCGGAGCGCTTCGCGTCCGAGGAGCGTTGGCCCGAGGCGATCGACATCCTCGAAAAGGCGCTCCGCGCCGCGCCTAAGGATCGCGGGGCCTTGCGGGCGGAGATCGAACGGCGCATCGCGCGCTACGCCGAGTCGTACCTCGCCGTCCTCGAGGAGGGGATCGTTCGATCGATGGACGAGGGGAACATCGAGAAGGCCGAGGAACTCGCGGAGATCGCGGTCGAGTTCGCGCGGGACGATGAGAAGAAGCGCGCGCTCCGCGAGCTTGTCCGAAGAACTCCGGAGCCGCACCCCGCGCGCAAGGAGGATCCGGCGCCTGATCCATACAGCGACGAGCTGATCGATTCCTTGCTCCATGGATACATCGAGGGGCTCGACGCGGACGAGCGAGAGGAGATCTTGAAACGCCCCTTCGGCTTCCAGAAGGCGTTCGTCCTCTGGCAGGAGGGGAACCAGGAGGCGTCGAGGCGCGCCGCGGAGGAGTATGCCGCCCGGAACGCGCGAGACGCCTACGGGCACTTGGTTCTCGGCTTCGCGCTCGCCGCCGTCGGGAGAACGGATGAAGCGGCGGGCGCCTTCGAAACGGCTCGCGCCCTCGATCCGTCCCTCCTTCAGGCGGCGCTCGGGCTCGCCGCGATGGAAAGACGGCGCGGAGACCTCCCGCGCGCGGTCGCGCTCCTCGACGAGACCGTCGCGAAGATCAGAAGCGAGCCCGGACGCCACGGAGAGAAGTGCCGCGAAGAGGCCTTCCTCCTCGACCTCCAAGTGCTCGCCGAGGCGAACGAGAGCGAACGCGCGGAAAAGCTCTACCGGGAGCTCCGAGCGGAAGGACTTCTTCCGGAGCTTCTCTCCGTCGAGGCGCGTCTCGCGGAAGCCCGCGGCGAGTATGATGCGGCCGCGGGGACGTGGGACCGCCATCTCGCGGCGCGTCCCGGAATGGGGTCGATCACCGGGCACGGCGCGCGCGCCGCGGCCGCGGGCCCGGACGACTGGGAGGACGCGGCGGACTTCCACAGGCGCAGGGGAACCTTGAAACGCGCGCTCGATCTTTACGAGCGCGCGGCCCTTCTCATTACCGAACGGGTTCATTATTCAGGAGAGACGATTCCCGCCGGGGATCTTTTTCGCATCAAGAAGAAGAGCGCGCTCGTTCTCCTCGAGATGGGCAAACGCAAGGAGGCGGAGCGCATCGCCGAGGAGCTCGAGCGGGTGCGCCCCGTCCCGCCCGAGGCGGCCGAAATCCGCGAAGCACTTCGCGAAGACGACTGA